One region of Ornithorhynchus anatinus isolate Pmale09 chromosome X5, mOrnAna1.pri.v4, whole genome shotgun sequence genomic DNA includes:
- the DMAC1 gene encoding distal membrane-arm assembly complex protein 1, with protein MASPPLAPSPSPAAPARTPLMGNCWSCRLICGTGLLGVGGYVYLMARRPMKLGIPPGPGHIAQMVFGIGVGCWGIIVLTDPAGTAWPKK; from the exons aTGGCTTCCCCGccgctcgccccctccccttctccagccgCCCCCGCCAGGACCCCGctgatgggcaactgctggagctgCCGCCTGATCTGCGGGACGGGGCTGCTGGGAGTCGGCGGATACGTCTATTTGATGGCGCGGCGGCCCATGAAGTTGGGGATCCCGCCAGGCCCGGGCCACATCGCCCAGATGGTCTTTGGCATCG GCGTTGGGTGCTGGGGAATCATCGTCCTGACGGATCCCGCGGGAACGGCCTGGCCCAAGAAATGA